The following proteins are encoded in a genomic region of Lutra lutra chromosome 16, mLutLut1.2, whole genome shotgun sequence:
- the LOC125086977 gene encoding transcription factor BTF3, whose protein sequence is MKETIMNQEKLAKLQAQVRIGGKGTARRKKKVVHRTATADDKKLQFSLKKLGVNNISGIEEVNMFTNQGTVIHFNNPKVQASLAANTFTITGHAETKQLTEMLPSILNQLGADSLTSLRRLAEALPKQSVDGKAPLATGEDDDDEVPDLVENFDEASKNEAN, encoded by the coding sequence atgaaagaaactatCATGAACCAGGAGAAACTCGCCAAACTGCAAGCACAAGTGCGCATTGGTGGGAAAGGAACTGCTCGCCGAAAGAAGAAGGTGGTTCATAGAACAGCTACAGCAGATGATAAAAAACTTCAGTTCTCCTTAAAGAAGTTAGGGGTAAACAATATCTCTGGTATTGAAGAAGTGAATATgttcacaaaccaaggaacagtgaTCCACTTTAACAACCCCAAAGTTCAGGCATCGCTGGCAGCGAACACTTTCACCATTACAGGCCATGCTGAGACAAAGCAGCTGACAGAAATGCTACCCAGTATCTTAAACCAACTTGGTGCAGACAGTCTGACTAGTTTAAGAAGACTGGCTGAAGCTCTGCCCAAACAATCTGTGGATGGAAAAGCACCACTTGCTACCggagaggatgatgatgatgaagttccagatcttgtggagaattttgatgaagcttccaagaatgaagcaaactga